One part of the Remersonia thermophila strain ATCC 22073 chromosome 7, whole genome shotgun sequence genome encodes these proteins:
- a CDS encoding 60S ribosomal protein eL19 has translation MVNLRTQKRLAASVLGCGQGKIWLDPNEVSEISNANSRQTIRKLVSDGLIIKKPVTMHSRSRARELNLARRIGRHRGFGKRKGTADARMPEQVLWMRRQRVLRRLLVKYRASGKIDKHLYHELYHLAKGNTFKHKRALVEHIHRAKAEKARERQIKEEMDAKRARTKAARERKLERQAAKRNALLGEAEESK, from the exons AT GGTTAACCTCCGGACGCAGAagcggctcgccgcgtcGGTCCTCGGCTGCGGCCAGGGCAAGATCTGGCTCGACCCCAATGAGGTGTCGGAGATCAGCAACGCCAACTCCCGCCAGACCATCCGCAAGCTGGTTTCGGATGGCCTCATCATCAAGAAGCCCGTCACGATGCActcgcgctcccgcgcccgcgagctgaacctcgcccgccgcatcggccgccaccgcggctTCGGTAAGCGCAAGGGtaccgccgacgcccgcatGCCTGA GCAGGTTCTGTGGatgcgccgccagcgggtcctccgccgtctcctcgtcAAGTACCGCGCCAGCGGCAAGATTGACAAGCACCTCTACCACGAGCTGTACCACCTCGCCAAGGGTAACACCTTCAAGCACAAGCGCGCCCTGGTCGAGCAC ATCCACCGTGCCAAGGCGGAGAAGGCGCGCGAGAGGCagatcaaggaggagatggacgcCAAGCGTGCGCGGACCAAGGCGGCTCGCGAGCGCAAGCTGGAGAGGCAGGCGGCCAAGAGGAACGCGttgctgggcgaggcggaggaatCCAAGTAG